The bacterium region CTTTAAACAGGTAAATACTACGCCTACTTCACATAAAATAGTTGCGGAATTGTTAAACTGTGGAATTGACCCTAATGAAGTTGCCTCTCAAATATATGAGGCGAACACCGCGAGTTCTGTTAAGTTATTAGGTAAGATCTTAGATAGTTTAAAAACAAACCTGGATGGGAAAATAATTATAGCTCACATTACACAAAAAATGCTTAAGGAAACAGACCCAGCCAGTGAAATCGAACCAGAACGAATAATAGACCAACTCAGGTCAATTAAGGGGGTAGAAGTAATTCTACTTTTTAGAGATTTAGGACATGATAGGATTAAGGTAAATTTGCGGTCAAAGAGTGCCTTTAGTGTAAGTGAGATTGCTAAGATTTTTAGTGGTGGTGGACACATGCGGGCGGCTGGTTGTGTCATTGAAGGCTCATTATCTGATGTAGAAAAAAAGGTGGTAGAAGAGGTAACAAAAAGATTAGCGTAATACGTCAGTTATTTGGGGGAATGAACATTAACCTGCGGAGGACAAAGCAATGAAAATAGTAGGCAAGTAGGTAGTAGGGAAGTATGAAAGGGATAAAGGATGTGCACGGTATTTCTCTGCTGGGGGCAATGTCTCCCCCTTTCCTACTTTCCTACTCTCCTACTTCCTACTTTCAGGAGAATCCCCCATTTCACTGACCCATTACAGATTAGCGGGCTAACTGTTCTTTGTGGAGAAAGTTCACACTCACAAATAGCCTTTTATCTCTAATTTTACCGCATTAATTCTTTCTTCTAATTTTTGTGGAGAGATGGTCAAGCAATCCATCCCAAAAATCATCCTCTCAAGTGCTGTATCTCGAGTGGCAACGAAAATAGTTTTACCTTCGCCCCGCTCGTTATAAACCAATCTTTCAATTAAGGAATCAGCGGTTTGCTTTCGTTTAGAAAAGATAACCTCTACTCCAAACTGGCTACTTTTAGTTATTAATTTCTTATCCGTCTTGTATCCATCAAAAACAACAATTACTCTATCACCCGTAAAGGCTTGATATTCGGCGAGGATTTCAATCAACTTATTTCTTGTGTATTCAAAACCACTTCTTTTTAATTCCTTTTTTAAATCAGCCCATTGCTTAATAATATTATATCCATCAATAATTAATATATTCATTCCTTTGTATTTGTGTGGTTGTTTATTAAAGTCTCCTGGGCAAAATCACTCGTTAGCAATTCAGTTTCAATTATCTGGTTTTTAGGGTCAATCTCAAGGT contains the following coding sequences:
- a CDS encoding NYN domain-containing protein encodes the protein MNILIIDGYNIIKQWADLKKELKRSGFEYTRNKLIEILAEYQAFTGDRVIVVFDGYKTDKKLITKSSQFGVEVIFSKRKQTADSLIERLVYNERGEGKTIFVATRDTALERMIFGMDCLTISPQKLEERINAVKLEIKGYL